A genomic segment from Thermus sp. LT1-2-5 encodes:
- the hflX gene encoding GTPase HflX — protein sequence MEKIFGRTEGLKKSELKKLSNLYRRRVPPERVITPELAQALAQLSAEVGRPLSLLLDREGRVVRVGVGDAKELPIPEGARAERRLSGFRLLHTHLSPGGLSRPDLSVLFLHRLDSMAALEVAEGRPHTLHLAFLSPPKALEEDWRILPPRPYFQYLDLDHRKEVEALEEELARQARVRELQDGSGERAILVGVDLGEGPEAEAALQELAELTRTAGGVPVKRLLVFRKHLDPRYLVGLGKLEELKSLAYHENASTLIFGLELSPAQAREIERATGLKVLDRTQLILDIFALHAKTPEAQAQVELAQLKYLLPRLVGKGKELSRLGGGIGTRGPGETKLEVDRRRLQERIAHLSRKLEEYAKRREEARRQRKRRGVPLIAVVGYTNAGKTTLLQALARGGEPGEDKLFATLRPLTRRGFLPGVGEVLFTDTVGFIRHMPEELLTAFRATLEEVREADLLVHVLDASEEGALERHRVVEALLRELGVEAPRVLALSKVDRAAPYDVYYLQERLGGVPVSALKGTGLPELKGVLAEALLRAGAKPQAWAQYT from the coding sequence TTGGAGAAGATCTTCGGCAGGACGGAAGGGCTCAAGAAGAGCGAGCTTAAAAAGCTGTCCAACCTCTACCGCCGCCGGGTGCCCCCGGAGCGGGTCATCACCCCCGAGCTGGCCCAGGCCCTGGCCCAGCTTTCGGCTGAGGTGGGAAGGCCCTTGAGCCTTCTTTTGGACCGGGAGGGCCGGGTGGTGCGGGTGGGGGTGGGGGACGCCAAGGAGCTCCCCATCCCCGAGGGGGCGAGGGCGGAGCGCAGGCTTTCCGGCTTCCGCCTCCTCCACACCCACCTCTCCCCCGGGGGGCTTTCCCGGCCCGACCTTTCCGTGCTTTTCCTGCACCGCCTGGACAGCATGGCCGCCCTCGAGGTGGCGGAGGGAAGGCCCCACACCCTCCACCTGGCCTTCCTCTCTCCCCCCAAGGCTTTGGAGGAGGACTGGCGCATCCTGCCCCCCAGGCCTTACTTCCAGTACCTGGACCTGGACCACCGCAAGGAGGTGGAGGCCTTGGAGGAGGAGCTGGCCCGGCAGGCCCGGGTGCGGGAACTCCAGGACGGAAGCGGGGAAAGGGCCATCTTGGTGGGGGTGGATCTGGGGGAGGGCCCCGAGGCGGAGGCCGCCCTCCAGGAGCTCGCTGAGCTCACCCGCACCGCTGGGGGGGTGCCGGTGAAGCGCCTGCTCGTCTTTCGCAAGCACCTCGACCCCCGGTACCTGGTGGGCCTGGGCAAGCTGGAGGAGCTAAAGAGCCTCGCCTACCACGAAAACGCCTCCACCCTCATTTTCGGCCTGGAGCTTTCCCCCGCCCAGGCCCGGGAGATAGAACGGGCCACGGGGCTTAAGGTCCTGGACCGCACCCAGCTCATCCTGGACATCTTCGCCCTGCACGCCAAGACCCCGGAGGCCCAGGCCCAGGTGGAGTTGGCCCAGCTCAAGTACCTCCTCCCCCGCTTGGTGGGGAAGGGGAAGGAGCTGAGCCGCCTCGGGGGCGGCATCGGCACCCGGGGCCCCGGCGAAACCAAGCTGGAGGTGGACCGGAGGCGCCTCCAGGAGCGCATTGCCCACCTAAGCCGCAAGCTGGAGGAGTACGCCAAAAGGCGGGAGGAGGCGCGCCGGCAACGGAAGCGCCGGGGGGTGCCCCTCATCGCCGTGGTGGGCTACACCAACGCTGGCAAGACCACCCTGCTCCAGGCCCTGGCCCGGGGCGGGGAGCCGGGGGAGGACAAGCTCTTCGCCACCCTGAGGCCCCTCACCCGCCGGGGCTTTTTGCCGGGGGTGGGGGAGGTGCTCTTCACCGACACCGTGGGCTTCATCCGCCACATGCCGGAGGAGCTCCTCACCGCCTTCCGGGCCACCCTCGAGGAGGTGCGGGAGGCGGACCTCCTGGTCCACGTCCTGGACGCCTCGGAGGAGGGGGCCTTGGAGCGGCACCGGGTGGTGGAGGCCCTCCTCCGGGAGCTCGGGGTGGAGGCCCCCCGGGTCCTGGCCCTTTCCAAGGTGGACCGGGCCGCCCCTTACGACGTCTACTACCTCCAGGAGCGGCTTGGCGGGGTGCCGGTTTCCGCCCTGAAGGGCACGGGGCTTCCCGAGCTTAAGGGGGTTCTGGCGGAGGCCCTCCTCCGCGCCGGGGCCAAGCCCCAGGCCTGGGCTCAGTACACGTAA
- a CDS encoding YdcF family protein — translation MGPVRWLLLALFLLPAWAKEGYAFLVVLGAAQYGGRPSPALERRLEAALTLYRKGLAPRIAVAGGKAPGDTWSEGEVGCRYLARRGVPREALLCETQSQNTYENLLFLRPHLQGPVLLITDAPHLPRALFLARLLGLEAAGYPVPGPYPLGYWVREALYRLWLYLGLRPLPRELKPPPPNVSRTPDIPPKGP, via the coding sequence GTGGGGCCCGTGCGCTGGCTCCTCCTCGCCCTCTTCCTCCTCCCCGCCTGGGCCAAGGAGGGCTACGCCTTCCTGGTGGTCCTGGGGGCGGCCCAGTACGGGGGCAGGCCCTCCCCCGCCCTGGAGCGCCGCCTCGAGGCCGCCCTCACCCTCTACCGTAAGGGCCTCGCCCCCCGCATCGCCGTGGCCGGGGGAAAGGCCCCGGGGGACACCTGGAGCGAGGGGGAGGTGGGTTGCCGCTACCTGGCCCGGCGAGGGGTGCCCCGGGAAGCCCTCCTTTGCGAAACCCAAAGCCAAAACACCTACGAGAACCTCCTCTTCCTCAGGCCCCACCTCCAGGGCCCTGTCCTCCTCATCACCGACGCCCCCCACCTCCCCCGGGCCCTCTTCCTGGCCCGGCTTCTGGGGTTAGAAGCGGCGGGCTACCCCGTCCCCGGACCCTATCCCTTGGGCTACTGGGTGCGGGAAGCCCTCTACCGGCTTTGGCTTTACCTGGGCCTAAGGCCCCTTCCCCGGGAGCTCAAGCCCCCTCCTCCAAACGTTTCAAGGACTCCAGATATCCCTCCAAAAGGCCCCTGA
- a CDS encoding DivIVA domain-containing protein — MDLTPLDVRYQEFPTGLRGYQKEAVRGYLARVAEVMEALIQENEALRERVRSLEEEAARLKEAEGELRRAVVAAERIARELKAQAEKEAELIRKEAQAAKEQVVREAAEELKRIRGEIERAKREKALFLTQFRGLLEGYLESLKRLEEGA; from the coding sequence ATGGATCTCACCCCCTTGGACGTCCGCTACCAGGAGTTCCCCACGGGGCTTCGCGGCTACCAGAAGGAGGCGGTGCGGGGCTATCTGGCCCGGGTGGCGGAGGTGATGGAGGCCCTCATCCAGGAGAACGAGGCCCTGAGGGAGCGGGTGCGCTCCCTGGAGGAGGAGGCCGCCCGGCTAAAGGAGGCGGAAGGGGAGCTGCGGCGGGCGGTGGTAGCGGCGGAGAGGATCGCCCGTGAGCTCAAGGCCCAGGCGGAGAAGGAGGCGGAGCTCATCCGCAAGGAGGCCCAGGCGGCCAAAGAGCAGGTGGTGCGGGAAGCGGCGGAGGAGCTAAAGCGCATCCGCGGGGAAATCGAGCGGGCCAAGCGGGAGAAGGCCCTCTTCCTGACCCAGTTCAGGGGCCTTTTGGAGGGATATCTGGAGTCCTTGAAACGTTTGGAGGAGGGGGCTTGA
- a CDS encoding YggS family pyridoxal phosphate-dependent enzyme, with translation MGLPEVLERIAAACQRSGRRPEEVRLVAVTKGRTPEEIREKVLRYGAFPLGESRVQEALKKMEALRAEWHLVGHLQRNKAKFAPRFALIHSLDSLRLAEALEGVGAKAGKRLRVLVEVNLGREPQKHGVLEEELPELLARVREMPHLEVLGFMTVPPVGPEGVVRPIFKRLSELADRYGLPERSMGMSDDYVFAVEEGATLVRIGRALFVD, from the coding sequence ATGGGGCTTCCCGAGGTCCTGGAGCGCATCGCCGCCGCCTGCCAGCGTTCCGGGCGGAGGCCGGAGGAGGTGCGGTTGGTGGCGGTGACCAAGGGGCGCACCCCGGAGGAGATCCGGGAGAAGGTCCTCCGCTACGGGGCCTTCCCCTTGGGGGAAAGCCGGGTGCAGGAGGCCTTGAAGAAGATGGAGGCCCTCAGGGCGGAGTGGCACCTGGTGGGCCACCTGCAGCGCAACAAGGCCAAGTTCGCCCCCCGCTTCGCCCTCATCCACTCCCTGGACTCCCTGCGCCTGGCCGAGGCCTTGGAAGGGGTGGGGGCCAAGGCGGGAAAGCGGCTTCGGGTGCTGGTGGAGGTGAACCTGGGGCGGGAGCCCCAGAAGCACGGGGTCTTGGAGGAGGAGCTTCCCGAACTCCTCGCCCGGGTGCGGGAGATGCCCCACCTCGAGGTCCTGGGCTTCATGACCGTGCCCCCCGTGGGCCCTGAAGGGGTGGTGCGCCCCATCTTCAAGAGGCTTTCGGAGCTCGCCGACCGCTACGGCCTCCCCGAGCGCTCCATGGGCATGTCCGACGATTACGTCTTTGCGGTGGAGGAGGGGGCCACGTTGGTGCGGATCGGGCGGGCCCTTTTTGTAGACTAG
- a CDS encoding purine-nucleoside phosphorylase: MAGMGVYEEIQEAVRYIQSKTDFVPEVGVVLGSGLGPLAEEVEKVAEIPYREIPHFPLSTAPGHAGRLVLGYLEGKKVLVYQGRVHYYEGYSASEVVFPVRVGYFLGAKTFILTSAAGGLNPRFRAGGIMLHLDYINFAGANPLRGPNDERLGPRFPVMFEAYDPELLALARGVARQQDLHLFEGVYAWFMGPSFASRAELRMLRELGADAIGMSTVPEVIALRHLGARVLGLSTITDMAVPEREHHATEEEVLRVAAETGPIFRRFVRGILAAL, translated from the coding sequence ATGGCGGGGATGGGCGTCTACGAGGAGATCCAAGAGGCGGTACGCTACATCCAGTCCAAGACGGACTTCGTTCCCGAGGTGGGGGTGGTGTTGGGCTCGGGGCTTGGGCCTTTGGCGGAGGAGGTGGAGAAGGTGGCAGAGATCCCCTACCGGGAGATCCCCCACTTCCCCCTTTCCACCGCCCCGGGGCACGCCGGGCGGCTCGTGCTGGGGTACCTCGAGGGCAAAAAGGTCCTCGTCTACCAGGGCCGGGTCCACTACTACGAGGGGTATAGCGCCAGCGAGGTGGTCTTCCCCGTGCGGGTGGGCTACTTCCTCGGGGCCAAGACCTTTATCCTCACCTCCGCCGCCGGGGGGTTAAACCCCCGCTTCCGCGCTGGGGGCATCATGCTCCACCTGGACTACATCAACTTCGCCGGGGCCAACCCCTTGCGGGGCCCCAATGACGAGCGCCTGGGCCCCCGCTTCCCCGTGATGTTCGAGGCCTACGATCCGGAGCTCCTCGCCCTGGCCCGCGGGGTGGCCCGGCAGCAGGACCTCCACCTCTTTGAGGGGGTCTACGCCTGGTTCATGGGGCCGAGCTTCGCCAGCCGGGCCGAGCTTAGGATGCTCCGGGAGCTTGGGGCCGATGCCATCGGCATGTCCACGGTGCCCGAGGTGATCGCCCTTAGGCACCTGGGGGCCAGGGTCTTGGGCCTTTCCACCATCACGGACATGGCGGTGCCCGAGCGGGAGCACCACGCCACGGAGGAGGAGGTCTTAAGGGTGGCGGCGGAGACGGGGCCCATTTTCCGCCGCTTTGTGCGCGGCATTTTGGCGGCGCTTTAG
- a CDS encoding POTRA domain-containing protein — protein MKRLFPLVFLGLLALAAPLKDVVVEGGDPVLQALARAALPFGVGDEPGNLEEAQKAILATGYFQKVELRLEGDVLKVLLTPYPPIQEVKVEGKAFPQESLLRFLEQNFAIGKEATYNPLRAQEAAKALAEAYRQNGFPFTPKVSVETKEQGGGILLTFRVEESPEVKGVRLEGVSLLPQETLAKLLDPLKGPFDFAKYQEALRGIAQRYEGAGYRYSGPDPEASRLEDGVLTVRVRELKVVRVEGEGLDLTDFPLKPGDYLNYNALLEGVQALSKKLSRVVNFTLVPEGEGVVVQLALGPEGGVIEKVELKGNTAFPTETLLALLRLKPGEVYTPALAQEDARRLASFYQEKGYEVADVRYRFQGGTFELEVLELKIGGYRLEWQGDHRTQEEVILRELPEPGSLFSVQALRQAMSRLMATGLLAEPPGVRLMPGEKEDEVIVAFSLKEARTGLFQPAIGWSSLEGWSGSLTFKEINLFGLGHQASADLAWVQNDARDNLSFSLGYTIPWLYLDWGDLKEVRTSLSLSAYSVPIGNNILYDGTVDTGWQYTERRTGFGLSLSRPLSKELLNLRISMGLSAQRLRYGLEIYDGKAPCNPSAGPSDPNYCDGTGYKDVNLAQSLLPTPAWNLRLDTGLAYIQVDNPRFRTQGYELSLSSGIGVSFPDTGGRQAYVPLVGTGKTYIPLTEDRRHALAFRLSAGTLLGAPPKSERFYLSGSGGEAFLLRGYDERKYSGLSFVTGSVEYRYDFNLSPQGGTNLYGIVFADGGFTDNTQGLKWGGGIGLQLDLDVFGVLLPSLRLDYAFSPEKPTGILHFRIGPMF, from the coding sequence ATGAAGCGGCTTTTCCCCCTGGTCTTCCTCGGCCTCCTGGCCCTGGCCGCCCCCCTCAAGGACGTGGTGGTGGAGGGAGGCGACCCCGTGCTCCAGGCCCTAGCCCGGGCCGCCTTGCCCTTCGGTGTGGGGGACGAACCGGGGAACCTGGAGGAGGCCCAAAAGGCCATCCTGGCCACGGGCTACTTCCAAAAGGTGGAGTTGCGCCTGGAAGGGGACGTGCTGAAGGTCCTCCTCACCCCCTACCCCCCCATCCAAGAGGTCAAGGTGGAGGGAAAAGCCTTCCCCCAGGAAAGCCTCCTCCGCTTCCTGGAGCAAAACTTCGCCATCGGCAAGGAGGCCACCTACAACCCCTTAAGGGCCCAGGAGGCGGCCAAGGCCCTGGCGGAGGCCTATCGGCAAAACGGCTTCCCCTTCACCCCTAAGGTCTCGGTGGAAACCAAGGAACAGGGGGGCGGCATCCTCCTCACCTTCCGCGTGGAGGAAAGCCCCGAGGTGAAGGGGGTGCGCCTGGAAGGGGTTTCCCTCCTCCCCCAAGAGACGTTGGCCAAGCTTTTGGACCCCCTCAAGGGTCCCTTCGACTTCGCCAAGTACCAGGAGGCCCTAAGGGGCATCGCCCAGCGCTACGAGGGGGCGGGCTACCGCTATAGCGGCCCCGACCCAGAGGCAAGCCGCTTGGAAGACGGGGTCCTCACCGTGCGGGTGCGGGAGCTCAAGGTGGTGCGGGTGGAGGGGGAGGGTCTAGACCTCACCGACTTCCCCCTGAAACCCGGGGACTACCTGAACTATAACGCCCTTCTGGAAGGGGTCCAGGCCCTTTCCAAGAAGCTTTCCCGGGTGGTGAACTTCACCCTGGTGCCGGAAGGGGAGGGCGTGGTGGTGCAGCTCGCCCTAGGCCCCGAGGGCGGGGTGATAGAGAAGGTGGAGCTCAAAGGGAACACCGCCTTCCCCACGGAAACCCTCCTCGCCCTCCTCCGCCTCAAGCCGGGGGAGGTCTACACCCCCGCCTTAGCCCAGGAGGACGCCCGGCGCCTCGCCAGCTTCTACCAGGAAAAGGGCTACGAGGTGGCGGACGTCCGCTACCGCTTCCAGGGGGGAACCTTTGAGCTCGAGGTCCTGGAGCTAAAGATCGGGGGCTACCGCCTGGAGTGGCAGGGGGACCACCGCACCCAGGAGGAGGTGATCCTTAGGGAGCTTCCTGAACCGGGAAGCCTCTTCTCTGTACAAGCCTTGCGCCAGGCGATGAGCCGCCTCATGGCCACGGGGCTTCTGGCCGAGCCCCCCGGGGTGCGCCTTATGCCCGGGGAAAAGGAAGACGAGGTCATCGTAGCCTTCTCCCTAAAGGAGGCCCGCACAGGACTCTTTCAACCCGCCATCGGCTGGAGTTCCTTAGAGGGGTGGTCGGGAAGCTTGACCTTCAAAGAAATCAACTTGTTTGGGCTCGGCCATCAAGCTTCGGCAGACCTGGCTTGGGTCCAAAACGACGCACGGGACAACCTTTCCTTTTCCCTGGGGTACACTATTCCCTGGCTTTACCTGGACTGGGGCGACCTTAAAGAGGTACGCACTTCCCTCTCCCTTAGCGCCTACTCTGTCCCTATAGGAAACAATATCCTCTACGACGGGACCGTAGACACGGGCTGGCAATACACGGAGAGGAGAACCGGTTTTGGCTTAAGCCTCTCCCGCCCCCTATCCAAGGAGCTACTCAACTTACGGATCTCAATGGGTCTATCCGCCCAAAGGCTGCGGTACGGCTTGGAAATCTACGATGGCAAGGCCCCTTGCAACCCCTCCGCTGGCCCCTCGGACCCCAACTACTGCGACGGTACCGGGTACAAGGACGTAAACCTCGCACAAAGCCTCTTACCCACCCCTGCCTGGAACCTCCGCCTGGACACCGGCCTTGCCTACATCCAGGTGGACAATCCTCGCTTCCGCACCCAAGGGTACGAGCTAAGCCTATCCTCTGGTATCGGCGTGTCTTTCCCGGACACCGGGGGCCGACAGGCCTACGTCCCCCTGGTAGGGACGGGTAAAACCTATATCCCCCTTACCGAGGACCGGCGTCACGCCCTGGCCTTCCGCCTTTCCGCTGGAACCCTCCTAGGCGCTCCTCCTAAAAGCGAGCGCTTCTACCTTTCTGGAAGCGGCGGCGAAGCCTTCCTGCTCCGTGGCTACGACGAGCGTAAGTATAGCGGCCTCTCCTTCGTCACAGGTTCGGTGGAATACCGCTACGATTTCAACCTCTCTCCCCAAGGAGGTACCAACCTTTACGGCATCGTCTTCGCCGATGGCGGCTTCACTGACAACACCCAAGGCCTGAAGTGGGGCGGGGGCATAGGGCTTCAGCTGGATTTGGACGTCTTCGGCGTCCTCCTCCCCTCCTTGCGGCTGGACTACGCCTTCAGCCCGGAAAAGCCCACGGGCATCCTGCACTTCCGCATCGGGCCCATGTTCTAA